A genomic segment from Phragmites australis chromosome 6, lpPhrAust1.1, whole genome shotgun sequence encodes:
- the LOC133920416 gene encoding FCS-Like Zinc finger 2-like, with product MEDYYYFPASLETTGYVEAGFPGHTASRNPSSPSPRPRDDGASELRHHYLNACFRCGRLLAGNRDIFMYRGDTPFCTEECRQQQIEADEAREKRSKQPAAATGERRRQRQSSSPQRIPVWAL from the exons ATGGAGGACTACTACTACTTCCCCGCCTCCTTGGAAACCACAGGATACGTCGAAGCGGGCTTCCCCGGCCACACCGCTTCCCGCAACCCGAGCTCGCCGTCACCGAGGCCCCGCGACGACGGCGCCAGCGAGCTCCGCCACCACTACCTCAACGCCTGCTTCCGGTGCGGGCGTCTGCTTGCCGGCAACAGGGACATCTTCATGTACAG GGGCGACACCCCGTTCTGCACCGAGGAGTGCCGGCAGCAGCAGATCGAGGCCGACGAGGCGAGAGAGAAGAGGTCCAAGCAGCCCGCCGCCGCGAcgggggagcggcggcggcagaggcAGAGCAGCAGCCCGCAGAGGATCCCTGTCTGGGCGCTGTAG
- the LOC133920417 gene encoding uncharacterized protein LOC133920417 produces the protein MEFTSSYFHAFGNPDFAAVFSGGGGGGITQAFRPRPSADVDAPGAKAAAESRSPAARRAPSVFCVPDTEAEEAHHFLDECSLCRKALCGDIFMYRGDTPFCSDECRREQIEMDRVKHRRKKQHSPTAQQAAAVTAHREPPQRQLQPQH, from the exons ATGGAGTTCACGTCGTCCTACTTCCACGCGTTCGGCAACCCCGACTTCGCGGCAGTgttctccggcggcggcggcggtggcatcACGCAGGCTTTCCGGCCGCGCCCCTCGGCCGACGTCGACGCCCCCGGCGCGAAGGCAGCCGCGGAGAGCAGGAGCCCAGCGGCGAGGCGCGCACCCTCCGTGTTCTGCGTCCCCGACACGGAGGCGGAAGAGGCGCACCACTTCCTGGACGAGTGCTCCCTCTGCCGCAAGGCCCTCTGCGGCGACATCTTCATGTACAG AGGGGACACGCCGTTCTGCAGCGACGAGTGCAGGAGGGAGCAGATCGAGATGGACCGGGTGAAGCACCGGAGGAAGAAGCAGCACTCCCCCACTGCGcagcaggcggcggcggtgaccgCGCACAGGGAGCCTCCCCAGCGGCAGCTTCAGCCACAGCACTAG
- the LOC133921511 gene encoding FCS-Like Zinc finger 1-like yields the protein MGGRHDVHFLDACFLCLRPLAVNRDIFMYRGDTAFCSEECRRAQMEADETAERKERDMAKRLAQGAPPAREVDGPQERGKVREGSVLAL from the exons ATGGGAGGAAGGCATGACGTGCATTTCTTGGACGCGTGCTTCCTCTGCCTGAGGCCGCTCGCCGTCAACCGTGACATCTTCATGTACAG AGGGGACACGGCGTTCTGCAGCGAGGAGTGCAGGAGGGCGCAGATGGAGGCGGACGAGACggcggagaggaaggagagagatatGGCCAAGAGGCTGGCACAGGGGGCCCCGCCAGCCAGGGAAGTGGATGGCCCACAGGAGCGCGGCAAGGTCCGAGAAGGCTCGGTCCTGGCCCTGTAG